In Dama dama isolate Ldn47 chromosome 10, ASM3311817v1, whole genome shotgun sequence, the sequence TGATAAAGCATTCCCTGTGTTGTGTCTGTGCTCTGCCATCGTGGTCTGTCACCTGACTTTACCTCCAGACACCCCAGGGGTTGGCCTGGGACAGATGCCAAGGTCAGGCTGGAACCCAGTTTTCCAGCTCCTCTGTTCCTTGTCCCTCTGCACCATCACTCACCCACTCCCCTAGACAGTCGGGGATGGGCAGACTCTGCCTAGGACCCCCGAGGTGCATGCTGAAGCCTGTGCCCTACCTTTGCCACCTGGCACAGGAATGTCATCCATGCCAGCGACTCCGTGGAGGGGGCCCAGAGAGAGATCCAGCTGTGGTTCCAGAGCAGTGAGCTGGTGGACTGGGTAGATGAAGGCCACCTCAGCAGCATCTACGCAGCCTGAGCACGCAGGTGCCCGCGGTCACCCCAGCATCCACTCAAGACCAGCTACCTCTGTTGACAAGAACTTGAGCTCACACCCATGCTCTGCCCATCTGTCCCAgaccacctccctgtccaccttCTGCCCCACTCCAGCCACAGAGTGGTTGAGCCACCAACTTTATGTGCCTTTTAGTATTATCCTAAGCCAGCAAGGGACTGGACCAAGTCCTTTCTGAACCAAAGTGCCAGACAAGCTTTGGGGTCCAAAAGCTGGTAGTGTGACCGTTCTTTCCCCAAAGTGGGGACATTAAAATTCACTGTGCTGTGTGTGGGAGTGGAGTGCTCATTATGGCCCCTGCCGTCTCTGAGGTGGGAATGAGGCTTTATGCAAAGTTGTAAACAGCTTGAAAGTAGAAATGAAGCTTACCATCTCACACACCAGGAGATCAAGAACTTTGTTGAATGTATGAGACAGGCGGAGGTCCAGAGGCCTCCAGCCTGAAATCTGGGAGCTCTAAGCTGAGCCACAGAGCTTGTGCTGTCCCTCAAGGAGGAGCCTTAGGCAGTTGTGAACAGGAGCAGGAAGGGGTAGGCAGGGAGCTGAAGCCGCCCCGTAGGCAGAAAGGCTGTGGCCTCATTGACACTACATATGTCATTCCTCATACCTGGCCCTCAGGTGTGTCCCTGGCCACTCGTCACAGGTACTGGATACTGCATGGCATTACACCAGCTGAGGCCGACTGGTCCTAACCCTGCTTTATGACGTCTTGGCTCGACGCTGGCCTTGGGTTTCTCCCTGTGCCTCCACGTGAGGGCGCGGTTGAAGGGTCTGACCTTTGGCCATGAAAGGGTCATGTTTGAAGCTGTCCCTGGGGCTGGCCATGCGAGGAAAAGGCCTTCCTAGTTTCCCGTGACTTTCCTAGGCTCTAGTCTCCTTCCCTCTTCTTTGCAACAGGGAAGAGAAGCACCCGGGAGGGGAAGACATTTAAATGCTAAGCGAGTCCgaatacatgtttttaaatgcaCAGAAAGGCCCAAAGCGGTGAGGGAAGCCGAGGGGCCCCGCGTCGGCCCGTGAGCTCCACCTCAGCCCGGAAACCAAATGTTCCCTGTGTCCGGCTGGCCCCGAATCCAGCACTGACACCCAATCTTGTGAAAAGGAGCCCAGAAAGCCGAGTTTCGACTCGCATTCACCCCACCTCCGCCAACGGGAACCAGCCCGCCGCACTGCGTCTGCGCCTGCCGCGGCGCGCAAACTGACTTCCAGTCCCAGCAGGCCGCGGGGCCCTGAGGGCGGGACGTTCTGGGAGAGGTTTGggacggggaggggcggggcaccTGGGAATGGCGTGGGCCGCGGGGGCGGAGCTTCCTGGGGAGAGTGAGAACTGAGTGGACGGGGCTTCCTGGGAGCAGCGACTGTCGCGGGGGCGGGGCCCTCTGGGAGGCGTGAGGACCGGGGTGGGCGGGGAAACTTGGGAGGGGCGAGGGTCATGGGGCGGGGCTTCATGGGAGGAGCGAGGGGACGAGGGGCGGGGCTTTCTGAGAGGAGcgaggggcgcggggcggggcgtcCAGGGAGGAGCGAGGGGCGCGGGGCGTCCTGGGAGGAGCGAGAAGACGGGGCGGGGCCTCCTGGGAGGAGCGAGGGACGAGGAGCTGGGCTCCTGGGAGGAGCGAGGAGACTCGGGGCGGGGCCTCCTGGGAGGAGCTAGGGGACGAGGGGCGGGACGTCCGCGTCCCCTGGCTGCCTGCAGTCCTTTGAGGCCGAGGTTAGAGTCCTGGGGTCCCGGCGGGTCTCTGCTGCTTTTGCCACCCAGGCCTACTCCGAGCGCCATGGCCCAGCCACCGGCCGACGTCAGCGAGGACGACTGTCTCCCGGAGTACCACCACCTCTTCTGTCCGGACTTGCTCCAGTGAGCGTCGCGTCTGGGGCGCCCCAGGGAgccgggcagggggcgggggcgccTGCGGTGCTCGCGGCGGGGGACTGAGGTTTTTCTGGGATGTGTGAGGACCCCAAGCCTGGTGGCCAGGCTGTCCAGATGTCCGGGTATCCCAGCGAGGCAAGTACTGGTGTTCCGATCTTTGTCCTGCGTGAGCATGTCCTGTTTATCGATGTGGAGGTGGGGACGAGTGTCAGAAAACACAGAGCAAAGATCAGGAGGAGGAAGGATTAATTATTACCAGCAGGAGGTAAGGAGAACTCTGAAGATTTTCCCCAAAGCTGTCTCTCCGAACAGCAAATTTGGGGAGGTTTTAAGCTAAGAGTGCAAGCATCTTAAGAAGGGGTTTGGGTGGTTGACGACGTCCAAGCTAGTTCGTTAGTTCGTTAAAGTCATGAGTGTCAGAAAGTCACTGTCATCTCAGGTTCCCGTTGGTCAGGTTCCAGTTGGTCAGCACTTAAGGCTGATCTTTACCATCAAAGCAGAATTGGGAGACTTTACAACCAGTATATGATTCATATCTTGGCCATTGTTACTTCTCTTGCCTGATGACAGTTGTTAGTTTCTGTATTCTTCTGAGACCTGTTGAGGGCAGCACTGTGTCCAGGCTTAGATCACAGAATGGTGTAGGCTCCAAATGGCTTCTCTTATGTCAAGAAAAGCCTgcctgtttctctttctccatgAATCTGCTATCCTATCCATTTAGAGGGTGGCAGGAGGAAGGTTTATGTTTTGAAAACATTTCTCATTAATTGATAGCTTTCTGCATAGAGACTTCTAGGTTGAAATCATTCTTCCCAAAGATTCAgaaagccaaggaatgcaggcttTCAAAAGCGGTGTTTCTCAAATTTGACCCGAGTGCCCGGTGCAGAGGGTCAGTGGAAGAGCACCTCCCCCATCCCGATTCAACAGCAATCccttactctttttattttttatttaaacaaattagaatttagaatttatttatttaggtgcactggatcttagttgcggcatgtaggGTCTAGTTTGCTGATCAGGGGTGgcccctgtgccccctgcattgggagcatggagtcccagttggtggaccatcaaggaagtctgAACAGGGGCCTCTGTAAAGAGTCTCTGTTTTTTCTCTCAGGGACAAGGTGGCTTTCATCACGGGTGGTGGCTCTGGAATTGGGTTCCGGATTGCTGAGATTTTCATGCGGTAAGTGAGCACTGCTCTGTGTGGTCCATGCCCCATCAtgctgccccctcctccttggGAGGGGGCCTGGGATCCTGGGCAAAATGCCAGTCGGTGGTGGGAACCCCTCTAGTTCCAGGTCCGTCAGAGAACATTTGAAAGGGGTCCTGCCACAGTCACTCAGCCCACGTAggcctctgggtcctctgccaGCTGTGCCTTCAGCCCCGGGCTGATGTCTAAGTCTGAGAGACCCATGGGGGAGGGGCCCCTTAGATTGCTGGGCAGGAGCTCTGCTGGGTGTGTCCCTTGCGCCTTGCTGTCCTCATTCCTGCTCTCTGGCTTTGCAGGCACGGCTGCCACACAGTCATCGCCAGCAGAAGTCTTCCCAGAGTATCGATGGTGAGGGGGCTCTCCTGTGCCCAGCCATCCATGGGTGACTTTGGGGGCCAGGAGCCTAGACCTGGAAGGTCCTCAGGTCCAGAGGGTGACCACACCAAAACCAACCTGTCTCCCAAATACGGAGCTTCAATGGAAGTGGTCCTCAGGGACACTCTCGTGTTTTTACAGCATCTAATTATCGGGTCCTGAGAAGCGACCCTTCTGTTGGGTGGTACTGTGGCCCCAGCAGAGTTCTCTGGGCTCAGCAGGTTCTTGAGGGGGGAACATATCTCCCCTGCCACAGCTGGTCTCAACACAGGGACTGGACATCAGCTGGAGCTGCTGTTGACCTGTGACCAGTGGCCTGGAAGGTGATGAAAAGGGAGAGGGTATAGGATGTCTTAGTGTCCACCAGGGGTTGTGGCCCTGGGGAGGACCGCTTGGCAGCTGTGCCTCCCCAGGGTGGGTTTCAGCCACAGAGCCCGGGTCCCTGGCAGAACCTGGCTGGTCATCCTCATTGGATCCTGAAGGGCTGTGCCTCCAGGAGAGGCCAGCAGGCTGCTGCCCACCTCTCTTCCTGTCTGGCTTCTAGGCTGCCAGAAAGCTGGCCACTGCCACTGGCCGGAGGTGCCTCCCTCTGTCTCTGGACGTCCGAGCTCCCCTGGCCGTCGCGGCAGCTGTAGAGCAGGCCTTGCAGGAGTTCGGGAAGATCGACATTCTCATCAACTGTGAGTCCCTGCTGAGCATGACTGGGGGCTTCTGACGTGTCTGCAATACCAGACCTTCCTGTTTGGACGCCCTGGAACTGTCCTGGCTTCAGGTCACTGTCTCAGCCCAGCTGTGCCCCTGCCGGGTCTATGCAGCCGTGGCTCAGGAGGATGCCCTGAGAACTAGGCTGAATCACAGAGAAGGGTCACTCTCATGTCCTGAAGTTCCCCACTGAGGAAAAGGGAAGACACATGACTGTTTtagcatagttttatttttcaatacttatttatttatttgactgtgtcgggTCTTGACGGTGGTGCGCAAGCTCAGTATTTGCAGCTTGAAGGCTtggttgccccaaggcatgtgggactagggattgaacctgcatcccctgtgtTGCAAGGTGGAtcctcaatcactggaccaccaggaaagcccctgtttTAGtacagttttagattcacagactAATTGAGCAGATAGTAGAAACAACTATTCATACCACactcctgccacacacacacatacacacacacgtcgTGTCTACTATGAATACCTTGCATTTGTTACAACTGTTAACTGTAGTCTCTACATTCAGGTTCATTTCTCCTGAAATTTCCTTTAGAAACTTCCAGCGTGACAACATACtctagtaaaaattaatttaaaaaaaaccccaaaattagtgtATCATTTTCCTGCCATTGACAAAGTCATAAGCTGGGCAGCTTAAAACAGCAGGAACGCATTCTTTCACAGTCTCGAGGCCAGAGATGTGAGACCAAGATGTGGCGGGCCATGCTCCCACAGGAGGCTCGGGAGAGTCTATCTGGGGCCTAGCTTGTGGCTTCTGGGGCTGCTGCCTGTCATCCCTTGGCCCCTGGCTGCATTCCTCCAGCCGCTGCTCTGTCCCTCTGTGCATGGCTGTGTCCACTTTAAGGACAGCAGTCCTTGGGTTTAGGCCACCGTATTCAGTATGATCTCATCTTATCTTGATGACATCTGCAAAGACATGTTTCCACATAAAGTTAAGTTTacccacactgggcttcccaggtggtgcagtggtaaggaacctgcttaccaacgcaggagacacaggagacgtggattcgatccctgggtcagaaagatcccctagagaaggaaatggcaacctgctccagtgttcttgccgggaaattgcatggacagagaagcctggcgggattacaaagagttggacatgactggacacTTATAGCCGTGACACGCATCAGGTGTTGGGATCCACTGAAGAGTGTATCTTTTTGAAGCACACGATCCAACCCATAACACCTGCTCTGCCCCTCATTCAAGAGTTTGTCCAAATGCTGAGGTTTCCTCCGTGGCTGGCCTGGACCACCCTGAGGACGCAGATGCTTTGATTGCCCGGGGCTCCAGCACCATCCGCTGTCTCCTTCCACCCACAGGTGCAGCCGGGAACTTCTTGTGTCCCGCCAGCTCCTTGTCCTCCAACGCCTTCAAGACTGTGATGGACATCGACACCTTGGGCACCTTCAACGTGTCTCGTGTGCTCTATGAGAAGTTCTTCCGGGTGAGTGTCCCGAGGCGGGGGCCTCCCAGGCCTGGCCGTGCGCTCACTGCCCCCCTCGTGTGTTGCAGGACCATGGAGGGGTAATCGTGAACATCACTGCGACCCTGGGCGCTCGGGGACAGGTGCTCCAAGTGCACGCAGGCTCTGCCAAGGCGGCCGTGGGTACGGGGGCCCCCCTGGTCTGCCCGCCTGGGTTCCTCCCTGTCCCCGGGGGCTGGCAGTGTCCCAGCAAAGCTGCGCCCCCACCCCGTCTGGGCTGCCCCAGAGGCCGAGCAGCCCTGCTTCTCCCTCACACGGCCTGCCTCCCCTGCAGATGCGATGACACGGCACCTAGCTGTGGAGTGGGGCCCCCAGAACATCCGCGTCAACAGCCTTGCCCCTGGCCCCATTAGTGGCACTGAGGGGTTGCGGCGTCTGGGTAAGGCTCCTCCAGCGGGTGCTCCCCCGGGCACAGGCCCCACAGTACCTCCAGGGGCTCCCCTCCCACCTGGGTGGGACAGGCCCGGGATCAGAGACAAGCGCTCATGGCTCCCTGGGTGGGCAGAGTCCATCCCCAGCCTCGGGACAGTTCACACAGCCCAGCAGGGGGCTAGGGGGTGGACTTGGGCAGCTGCCCCTAGAGCTAGAGCCCAGGGGCTGCTGGCCTTGTGAGCTGCACACAAAGGGCCCCGCTGAAGCCTCCAGAGCCTTGGCCGTGAGCAGGGACAGGCCTTGTGCTGGCTCCACAGTGGGGTTACTGGGCCTGGCCCAGGACAATGCTGCCGACGTCCCCAGCGTTACAGGATGCGGCTCAGGGGAGGCTGGCAGAGGAAGGTGATGGCCCCCGGGTCCTGGGACTTGCCTgaacctcttcctccctcccaggTGCCCCACAGGCCAGCCTGAGGGCGAATGTCCTGGCCAGCCCCCTGCAGAGGCTGGGGAACAAGACGGAAATTGCCCACAGCGCCCTCTTCCTGGCCAGCCCTCTGGCATCCTTTGTGACGGGGGCCCTGCTGGTGGTTGACGGGGGCACCTGGCTGACGTTCCCTAATGACGTCCAGTCACTGGCAGATTTCTCACCCTCAGCTAAGCTCTAGGTGATGTCCCACTCCCACCGTCAGGGTCACCTGTGTTCTTGGCCCCCTTCCCAGACACCCATTTTGTGGCCAGGGGTCACTGCGCTGGGTCTGACGCTTGCCCCTCAGTCTCTTACCTGTGTTTCTAGATGTGCTCTTGGGCACCCCGGGCTCCCTGGCTGCACACGTGGGGCGAGGCCTGGATGGGTGCCGGGAGGGCCCAGCCCCATGCAACTGCGCTGCAGACCCTAGGGCCTCCCTGCAAACCAGGACTAGCAAACTCCTCTGAAGCAGACAGGAGCCCCCCTCTTTGGGTGGCCCTGGGCGACCGGCTCTGGGGGCCTGAGGGCCTGCTGGTCCTGCTTCCCATCCTCCCCAGCATCCCAGGGGCATGGGCAGCCCTCAGCCTAGCCCCGGAGCAGCAGCTTCCTCTGAGGTGACTGAGGAGGTGCAggccccctgctccccacctcctgGGTCCCCGTCACAGGGTGGAGACAGGATGTGGACTGGTTCCTGTCCCGTCGGAGGTGGTTGTGGTGAAAGGACACCCAGGCCTCACAGTGTTCGGCCTTCCTACAAAGCTGTGGTTGGTGCCAGCTTCCAGGGGGACCCCTGGTCTCAGGGGTGGGCCAGCTTGTAAGACAAGTGATGCTAGTCGGCCCTCTGGTGTGCTGGCTGGCAGACACAGCCAAtagacaggagtctgagcaaactccaggagacagcaaaggacagaggaacctggagtgctgcagtccatggggtcgcagagtcggatgtgacttagcatcTGAACGACAAGATGCGTTCTCAGTCCTCCAGACAcacagagtggggtggggggtgggagcggGGGAGGATGCAGCAAGGCCCCAAGCAGCAGGAGGGCGTGGGTGCTGGGCAGGCCCCCCAGTCACGGGTGGAGAGTGCTGTGGGAGGgcggggaggaggcagggggccACCGTGTCCGCCTCAGGAGACACACAGGCCTGGTGGCCTGCTGTCCCCCCCTGCCTGCCACTCACTCCCCCAGGGCTTGTAGGGGGCCGGCCTGGCATCCCTCGGTGCCCCAGTGACCTGGTGTCTGCTGCCGCTTCTGACAGGCAGTGGACAGCGCGCTGCAAGACTGGTCCACAGCCCACTCTCGGACCCCAGACCTGCCACCCGCCCGCCTGCCCAGCCTGAGTGccagacccagcaatcccagccAAGCATTTGAAGAGAGACCGGCCCTTCCTCTAGGAGCGGTGCTGCGCCCACGCGCCCTGCCCACGGCCCTATCTCTGTGCGCAGGGAAGCGGGCAGTGACCAGGAAGGGACCTGGCCATACACCCTCGGGCGGCCTGTGGTCCGGCACCTGGCCAGGCCCCCAGAGTGTGCCCCGGCCCAACCCAGGGTCAGCGCTGCCCTGCTGCCCAGCCCCCACCTAGGCTGGtctcctttctctcctgcctGTGTCCAGGGGGTGCCTCCAGGTGGTTCCCACGGCCTGGGTGGAGAAAAGAAGGTGGTTCAGGCTGTCTTCTCCTGCTCTCGCGCTTTGAGACCTTTGCTTGACAGAAATGCCAAACCGGGAAGGCTGGAGAAGTGTGTTTGAGCGCTGCCCCCAGGCCTGTGTCCTGCGTCCTCTCCCCTGGGTGTGTGGGCTGCAGACAGGACCTCTGCTGGCACAGGTCATGGTGCTCCCACCTGCCCTGGAGAGGACTTAGTCCTTGGTTGTTGGGGGCTCACTCTCTGGACCCTCCAGGAGGCCTGGCCCCATTGTTACCCTCCCTCAGGCCCGGGGGAGGGGGATCTCTGCCTCAGTTGTTCCCCAGTGACCGCTCTCTGGCACACATTCAGGCCAGGCCCTAAGGGGGCCATTTGGATCCTGGGCTTGTTTTCTGTGCTGTTAAAAACTTCAGCGTACTTAGAGCTGTTGGTGTGCCCTCTAGCTGGACAGGTGGCTCACTGCCCTCCTCTGCACCCTCTCCCATATCATCTATTTGCATAAGCACAGGTTCTAGAGTTTTGCCAGAAAAtgcatttccttaaaaaataaacgtTTTACTGTAAAATTATATATTCAGTGGACTTCACAATATTTTtagaaggagaaggaggacaCTTGGACACTGGTGATCTGGGCGCTGAGAGGTAGCAGTGTGTCTCCGTTTTGTCTTTTTCCTATGAAGAGTTTAGAAAACCCTTTGTCTGATGCCTGAAATCCCCCCTCCCCGCAGATGAAGGGAGCCTAGGAGCAAGGGAGGCTGTTGGCTCCCTGGGTGGGAGGGATGTCCTCCGAGGCTGGTCCTGGTGCTGCCACTCGCTCTGGGCTTGAGCCCTCTGCCCCTGGCACCCGCGCCCACTTGAGTTCCTTCCCGCCCTCGCGGTGCAGGGGCAGGGAACCCAGTAGGCATAGGAGTCTTGCTTGCCGCTTAAGCAGAGGCCAGGAGGTCTATCAGCAAGGCAAGTGGGCACTTGCGATGGCGGGAAGGCAGGTCCCGGGGAGAGGCAGCCACAGACCCCTCATGCCTGACAGCTGGAGCCTGCTGTCCCCGAGGAGATGGAGAAAGCCCGGGGAGGCTGTCCCACCAGCCACATCCGAGGGCGTGGGGCGCGGCGGCTCAGCTCCTGGAGGACGAAAGAGAGTGGCAGGCGGTTCCGAGAGTGAGAGTGAGCCTCTCATTACTGCTAGTCAGGGTGCTCCAGAGAAAGGCAGCCAGCGGGATATATATAGATCCACAGGAGGAGATTTATTATAGGGACTGGCTCATGTGACTGTGGGggctgagaagtcccatgatCTGCCGACTGCGAGCTGGAGCCCCGGGAAAGCAGATGGTGTGATTCAGTCTGAGCCCGAAGGCCCAAGCACCAGGGACTTGATGGTCCAGGGCAGAGGCTGAGGGACTTGCGCTTCCTGTGCTGCCACTGCTGAGGGCAGGTCCTCCAGGCACTGAATCAATGCGACTCTCTTCTAGAAATACCAGGTGACCTGGGTGTCCATCGGCCCCGTCCAGTGGACACAAAGTTGCACACACCATGAGGTCTGTCCCCCAGTCTTCATCATCTGCATGTGGTGGTCAGCTCACCTGTAAGAAATTGGCCTCGCAGACCGtcctggggtccagtggttaagaacccacctgccagtgcaggaacacaggttcagtccctggtccaggaagatcccacacactggcGGGC encodes:
- the DECR2 gene encoding peroxisomal 2,4-dienoyl-CoA reductase [(3E)-enoyl-CoA-producing] isoform X2, with amino-acid sequence MAQPPADVSEDDCLPEYHHLFCPDLLQDKVAFITGGGSGIGFRIAEIFMRHGCHTVIASRSLPRVSMAARKLATATGRRCLPLSLDVRAPLAVAAAVEQALQEFGKIDILINCAAGNFLCPASSLSSNAFKTVMDIDTLGTFNVSRVLYEKFFRDHGGVIVNITATLGARGQVLQVHAGSAKAAVDAMTRHLAVEWGPQNIRVNSLAPGPISGTEGLRRLGSGQRAARLVHSPLSDPRPATRPPAQPECQTQQSQPSI
- the DECR2 gene encoding peroxisomal 2,4-dienoyl-CoA reductase [(3E)-enoyl-CoA-producing] isoform X1; its protein translation is MAQPPADVSEDDCLPEYHHLFCPDLLQDKVAFITGGGSGIGFRIAEIFMRHGCHTVIASRSLPRVSMAARKLATATGRRCLPLSLDVRAPLAVAAAVEQALQEFGKIDILINCAAGNFLCPASSLSSNAFKTVMDIDTLGTFNVSRVLYEKFFRDHGGVIVNITATLGARGQVLQVHAGSAKAAVDAMTRHLAVEWGPQNIRVNSLAPGPISGTEGLRRLGAPQASLRANVLASPLQRLGNKTEIAHSALFLASPLASFVTGALLVVDGGTWLTFPNDVQSLADFSPSAKL